CCCACGGCGCAGCCCGGCCCGTCGGGGCGGTCGACCGGACCGAAGACCGAGTCCACCGCCGCCGCATGCGGGTCCGGCTGTCCGGCCGCCGTGCGGCCGCCCAAAAGCGCGAGCAGCAGGAGCGCGGTGCGGTACATCAAGGCGGAGGGGTCGTGAGGGGCGCCCTCCGGCCAGGCGATACTTCTCACTCAGGTTCGGTTAGCCATCTAACAGATGGCGGCTCACAAGGGTAGCGACCGCTGGCGGTGGTTCGGAGCAGAGGATACGCCTCTGGCACCATAGGCCAGACAACGCGAAAACGCTAGAGCCCTTCGTCGGCGTGCAGACGCGGGTTATACGGCGCTGGCACTCGGGACCATGACGGAACGTGCCCCGAAAAACGGAGCCGCTAATTCCTCGTTGCCTCCGAGTCGCGCACGCGAGCGGGCCTCGGCCGGGTCGAGCGCATGGTAGAGCGACTTCCAGGCCGTGTCGGGGTCGAGGATGATCGTGGCGTCTGGGTCAGCGGAGCCGCCTTCGAGTACGTCCCAGGTGCTGTCGCCCCGCACGAGACACCACGCCCCGCCGCCCAGTCCCTCGACCTCGACGACGAGGCACGTCCCCGGTTCGGCCTCGACTGCGGCGTAGGTGCGGGGGAGCACGCGGACCGAAAGGTCCAGGAGCGGGAGGAGCCACCGCCGCTCGAAAAGTCCCGGCGCGCCCACGGCGTCGCGGATCTGCATTTGGTGGTGCCACCACTCGGTGTACTCCCGCCCGACGTGCATCCAGTTCTCAGATTCGTCCC
This sequence is a window from Rubrivirga marina. Protein-coding genes within it:
- a CDS encoding maleylpyruvate isomerase N-terminal domain-containing protein produces the protein MQPIAPTYASDLLAPLHVELIRLLRGLADDDWERPTVAGSWRVRDVAAHLLDGQLRALSVFRDDHLAPPDQPIGGYDDLVRFLDRLNAEWTTASQRLSPRVLTDLLSLVGPEAAATYAALPPHEPSLFSVAWAGGDESENWMHVGREYTEWWHHQMQIRDAVGAPGLFERRWLLPLLDLSVRVLPRTYAAVEAEPGTCLVVEVEGLGGGAWCLVRGDSTWDVLEGGSADPDATIILDPDTAWKSLYHALDPAEARSRARLGGNEELAAPFFGARSVMVPSASAV